The following coding sequences are from one Campylobacter sp. RM16187 window:
- a CDS encoding UDP-glucose dehydrogenase family protein, with the protein MKIAVIGTGYVGLVSGACLAKMGNSVICVDVNKEKINDLKQGIVPIYEPGLTEMVAECFANETLKFSTDIKEALDHANVIFIAVGTPMGANGQADLKYVLQVAKSIGENMNKSLIVVDKSTVPVGTGEKVQNIIAEELKKRNLDIKFEVVSNPEFLKEGAAIEDFLKPDRVVVGSNGGWAEEVMREIYAPFMKNHDRFIAMDVKSAEMTKYAANAMLATKISFINEIANICERVGADVNLVRKGIGSDSRIGYSFIYAGCGYGGSCFPKDVEALIYTAKQNDFEPKLLNAVEERNKAQKRVLFDKISNYFNKDLKDKKIAIWGLAFKPNTDDMREASSLTLINLLENAGANIVAYDPKAVNEAKKYLIHSKIKYAKSKYDALDDADALILVTEWSEFRSPDFDEMKKRLKNPLIFDGRNQYNSKILKELGFTYFQIGVRV; encoded by the coding sequence TTGAAAATAGCTGTTATAGGCACCGGATACGTGGGTCTTGTAAGCGGTGCGTGTCTTGCCAAAATGGGAAATAGTGTAATTTGTGTAGATGTGAATAAAGAAAAGATTAATGACTTAAAGCAAGGGATAGTGCCTATATATGAGCCGGGGCTTACCGAGATGGTCGCCGAGTGCTTTGCTAACGAAACTCTTAAATTTAGCACCGATATAAAAGAGGCTTTAGATCATGCAAATGTAATTTTTATAGCGGTTGGCACGCCTATGGGAGCTAACGGGCAGGCTGATTTAAAATATGTCTTGCAGGTTGCAAAGAGCATAGGCGAAAATATGAATAAGTCGTTAATCGTAGTGGATAAATCAACCGTTCCTGTAGGCACGGGTGAAAAGGTGCAAAATATCATAGCCGAAGAGCTAAAAAAAAGAAATTTGGATATAAAATTTGAGGTTGTAAGCAATCCGGAGTTTTTAAAAGAGGGTGCCGCGATTGAGGATTTTTTAAAACCTGATCGTGTAGTAGTAGGCTCAAACGGAGGCTGGGCGGAAGAGGTTATGCGCGAAATTTACGCTCCTTTTATGAAAAATCACGATAGATTTATAGCAATGGACGTAAAATCTGCCGAGATGACTAAATATGCGGCAAATGCGATGCTGGCTACTAAAATAAGCTTCATCAACGAGATAGCAAATATATGCGAAAGAGTTGGGGCGGATGTAAATTTGGTGCGCAAAGGCATAGGAAGCGACTCTAGGATCGGATATAGTTTCATCTATGCAGGATGTGGATATGGCGGTAGCTGCTTTCCAAAGGATGTTGAGGCGTTAATCTATACTGCTAAACAAAACGACTTTGAACCAAAGCTTTTAAATGCGGTTGAAGAGAGAAATAAGGCTCAAAAAAGAGTGCTTTTCGATAAAATTTCAAATTATTTTAACAAAGATTTAAAAGATAAAAAGATTGCCATTTGGGGGCTTGCCTTTAAGCCAAATACAGATGACATGAGAGAGGCTAGCTCTTTAACCCTTATAAATTTACTTGAAAATGCAGGTGCAAATATTGTGGCTTACGATCCAAAGGCGGTAAATGAGGCCAAAAAATATCTAATCCATTCTAAAATAAAATATGCAAAAAGCAAATATGATGCTTTAGATGATGCCGATGCTTTGATTCTTGTGACTGAGTGGAGCGAGTTTAGGTCGCCTGACTTTGACGAGATGAAGAAAAGGCTTAAAAACCCGCTTATTTTTGACGGTCGCAATCAATACAATTCAAAAATTTTAAAAGAGCTTGGATTTACCTATTTTCAAATAGGCGTTAGAGTTTAA
- the galE gene encoding UDP-glucose 4-epimerase GalE: protein MNILITGGAGYIGSHVLKSFLKEGGHKITVIDNLSKGSIAAIHAIKSMGEFEFININLEDDLTKIFYNGKFEAVIHLAAFIEVLESTREPLKYYLNNTANVARILTYCKKFGVNKFIFSSTAAVYGEADTPEVSELSPTNPINPYGHSKLMSEQIIKDYASSNSSFKFAILRYFNVAGADEEGLIGQNYPNATHLIKVATQTALGKLENMKIFGNDYATKDGTCVRDYIHVNDLADAHLAALKYIDSNSSEIFNVGYGYGFSVKSVIEATKRVSGADFKVINSSRRDGDPVALISNANKLRKLTGWTPKRDSLEFIIKTALEWEKRA from the coding sequence GGCTCTCACGTTCTAAAATCATTTCTTAAAGAGGGTGGGCATAAAATAACCGTAATAGACAATCTTTCAAAGGGCTCGATAGCCGCCATACATGCCATTAAAAGCATGGGTGAATTTGAGTTTATAAATATAAATTTAGAGGATGATTTAACTAAAATTTTTTATAATGGAAAATTTGAAGCCGTTATTCATTTAGCGGCTTTTATAGAGGTTCTTGAAAGCACTAGAGAGCCTTTAAAATACTATCTAAATAACACTGCAAACGTGGCTAGAATTTTGACCTATTGTAAAAAATTTGGCGTGAATAAATTTATTTTTAGCTCTACGGCTGCCGTTTACGGAGAGGCCGACACTCCTGAAGTTAGCGAATTAAGCCCTACAAATCCTATCAATCCGTATGGACACTCTAAGTTAATGAGCGAACAGATCATAAAAGATTATGCATCTTCAAATAGTAGCTTTAAATTTGCTATTTTGCGCTATTTTAATGTAGCCGGAGCCGATGAAGAGGGCCTTATAGGTCAAAATTATCCAAACGCAACTCATCTAATTAAAGTAGCTACGCAAACAGCTCTTGGAAAGCTTGAAAATATGAAAATTTTTGGAAACGATTATGCTACAAAAGATGGCACTTGCGTGAGAGATTATATACATGTAAATGATCTTGCAGACGCTCATCTTGCCGCACTTAAATATATAGATAGCAATAGTAGCGAGATTTTTAATGTCGGATATGGATACGGTTTTAGTGTAAAAAGCGTTATAGAGGCCACAAAGAGAGTAAGCGGAGCAGATTTTAAAGTTATAAATTCATCCAGGAGAGATGGCGATCCTGTAGCGTTAATATCAAACGCAAATAAGCTTAGAAAACTAACCGGCTGGACTCCGAAGAGAGATAGCTTGGAATTTATAATCAAAACGGCTCTTGAGTGGGAGAAAAGAGCGTAA